Proteins co-encoded in one Actinomadura luteofluorescens genomic window:
- the folE gene encoding GTP cyclohydrolase I FolE has product MDNDPPGETLHGGRFDHARIEKAVREILIGIGEDPDRDGLRDTPARVARAYAEQFAGLRQKPEDALTTVFDADHEEMVLVKDIEVYSVCEHHLVPFHGVAHVGYTPNKKGQITGLSKLARLVDVYARRPQVQERLTSQVADAMMTVLEPRGAIVVIEAEHLCMTMRGVRKPGAKTVTSAVRGDFRDHAETRSEAMSLILGR; this is encoded by the coding sequence ATCGACAACGACCCGCCGGGCGAGACACTGCACGGCGGGCGTTTCGACCACGCGCGCATCGAGAAGGCCGTTCGCGAGATCCTGATCGGCATCGGGGAAGACCCTGACCGTGACGGGTTGCGCGACACCCCCGCCAGGGTGGCGCGCGCGTACGCCGAGCAGTTCGCGGGTCTGCGCCAGAAGCCCGAGGACGCGCTGACCACGGTGTTCGACGCCGACCATGAGGAAATGGTCCTGGTGAAGGACATCGAGGTGTACTCCGTCTGCGAGCACCACCTGGTGCCCTTCCACGGGGTCGCGCACGTGGGTTACACGCCCAACAAGAAGGGCCAGATCACCGGTCTGTCGAAGCTGGCCCGGCTCGTGGACGTGTACGCCCGCCGGCCGCAGGTGCAGGAGCGCCTCACGAGCCAGGTGGCCGACGCGATGATGACGGTGCTGGAGCCCCGCGGCGCCATCGTGGTCATCGAGGCGGAGCACCTGTGCATGACGATGCGCGGCGTGCGGAAGCCGGGCGCGAAGACGGTGACGTCGGCGGTGCGCGGCGACTTCCGTGATCATGCCGAGACGCGGTCCGAGGCGATGAGCCTGATTCTCGGCCGCTGA
- the folP gene encoding dihydropteroate synthase: MTSAAVPGLPEPGRCLVMGVVNVTPDSFSDGGAWFDPEKAVRHGLDLMGEGADIVDVGGESTRPGAQRVSQEEELRRVVPVIEALVAENVPVSVDTMRAEVAEAAVGAGARLVNDVSGGLADPDMPRVVAAAGVPYVVMHWRGHSHDMYNRAVYTDVVREVRDELLRRVDAVLGEGVDPSMIVLDPGLGFAKNPETGHNWSLLAHLDAFTGLGYPVLVGASRKGFLTRLLAEPDGTRRPFGECDDATVAITSLVAAAGAWCVRVHRVRPNADAVRVAAAMRAARPVDQDSVTQETDDDGSLRL, from the coding sequence ATGACCAGTGCCGCCGTTCCGGGGCTGCCCGAGCCAGGGCGGTGCCTCGTCATGGGCGTGGTCAACGTGACCCCCGATTCCTTCTCCGACGGTGGCGCCTGGTTCGACCCGGAGAAGGCGGTCCGCCACGGGCTCGATCTCATGGGCGAGGGCGCCGACATCGTGGATGTGGGCGGCGAGTCGACCCGCCCTGGCGCGCAGCGTGTGTCCCAGGAAGAGGAACTGCGCCGCGTGGTTCCCGTCATAGAGGCGCTCGTGGCCGAGAACGTTCCCGTGAGCGTCGACACCATGCGCGCCGAGGTAGCCGAGGCCGCGGTAGGCGCGGGCGCGCGGCTCGTGAACGATGTGAGCGGCGGTCTGGCCGACCCAGACATGCCGCGCGTGGTGGCTGCCGCGGGCGTGCCCTATGTGGTGATGCATTGGCGCGGCCACAGCCACGACATGTACAACCGCGCCGTCTACACGGACGTGGTGCGTGAGGTCCGTGACGAACTGCTGCGCCGAGTCGACGCCGTCCTGGGGGAGGGCGTCGACCCGTCGATGATCGTGCTCGACCCTGGGCTGGGCTTCGCCAAGAACCCGGAGACGGGGCACAACTGGTCGCTGCTCGCCCATCTGGACGCGTTCACAGGTCTCGGTTACCCCGTCCTGGTGGGGGCGTCCCGCAAAGGGTTTCTGACGAGGCTCCTCGCGGAACCGGACGGGACGCGGCGTCCGTTCGGCGAATGCGATGACGCGACCGTGGCCATCACGTCTCTCGTGGCGGCCGCCGGGGCATGGTGCGTAAGGGTGCACAGAGTCCGGCCCAACGCGGACGCGGTACGGGTGGCGGCCGCGATGCGCGCGGCCCGTCCGGTCGACCAGGACAGCGTTACCCAGGAAACCGACGACGACGGGAGTCTCCGCCTATGA
- a CDS encoding nuclear transport factor 2 family protein — protein MSRAVNRADVDEVHAEFYAAFEAGDFDRMSAVWADGPYAEGVSCVHPGWTMLRGREAVLRSWALIMANTSYIQFVLTDVETDVYGDHAVVTCKENILTADEDTEAGFLAGGSIVATNVFVRTGGEWRLLLHHGSPVLNVVDAEEE, from the coding sequence ATGAGCCGTGCCGTGAACCGCGCCGACGTGGACGAGGTCCATGCCGAGTTCTATGCCGCGTTCGAGGCCGGTGACTTCGACCGCATGTCGGCGGTCTGGGCGGACGGCCCGTACGCCGAGGGCGTTTCCTGCGTCCATCCTGGCTGGACGATGCTGCGGGGACGTGAGGCCGTCCTGCGCTCGTGGGCGCTCATCATGGCCAACACGTCCTACATCCAGTTCGTGCTCACCGACGTGGAAACGGACGTGTACGGCGACCACGCTGTGGTGACGTGCAAGGAGAACATCCTGACCGCCGATGAGGACACCGAAGCAGGGTTCCTCGCCGGAGGAAGCATCGTGGCGACGAACGTGTTCGTACGGACCGGCGGGGAGTGGCGGCTTCTGCTCCACCACGGTTCTCCCGTCCTCAACGTCGTGGATGCAGAGGAAGAATGA
- the folB gene encoding dihydroneopterin aldolase — protein sequence MTLDRIELRGLRARGRHGCLPAERDLGQEFVVDAVLGLDTRPAAEGDDLSRTVDYGTLAGRLVAAVEGEPLNLLETLADRLAKICLEDRTVSEVEITVHKPSAPIPHPFADVAVKITRSRP from the coding sequence ATGACTCTCGATCGCATCGAGTTGCGCGGGCTTCGGGCACGGGGACGCCACGGATGCCTGCCCGCCGAGCGTGACCTGGGCCAGGAGTTCGTCGTGGACGCCGTCCTCGGCCTCGACACGCGCCCCGCCGCGGAAGGCGATGACCTTTCGCGTACCGTCGACTACGGAACGCTCGCCGGCCGGCTGGTCGCCGCGGTGGAGGGGGAGCCCCTGAACCTCCTCGAAACGCTGGCCGACCGGTTGGCGAAGATATGTCTGGAAGATCGGACGGTCTCCGAGGTCGAGATCACCGTCCACAAGCCGAGCGCCCCGATCCCGCACCCTTTCGCGGACGTCGCCGTGAAAATCACGAGGAGTCGCCCATGA
- the folK gene encoding 2-amino-4-hydroxy-6-hydroxymethyldihydropteridine diphosphokinase, with amino-acid sequence MTASDRMPDRTATGGHMLVQHRVVFSIGSNLGDRLDNIQEAVDALFDAPGLSFVAFSPVYETAPFAPPGESIPEQGDFLNIVLIADTRLPPENLLERVLNIETSMRRERVVRWGPRTLDIDIVTFGDITSDDPDLTLPHPRAHERAFVLVPWSDIEPDVLLPGHGRVGDLAEARQAEGGASACRRRNDLALQQPA; translated from the coding sequence ATGACAGCGTCCGACCGCATGCCCGACCGCACCGCCACCGGGGGGCACATGCTGGTCCAGCACCGTGTCGTGTTCTCGATCGGCAGCAACCTCGGGGACCGCCTGGACAACATCCAGGAGGCGGTCGACGCCCTGTTCGACGCACCGGGGCTGAGCTTCGTGGCGTTCTCCCCCGTCTACGAGACCGCCCCCTTCGCGCCGCCCGGGGAGAGCATCCCCGAGCAAGGCGACTTCCTGAACATCGTGCTCATCGCCGACACGCGCCTGCCACCGGAGAACCTGCTGGAGCGGGTCCTGAACATCGAGACTTCGATGCGCCGCGAGCGCGTGGTCCGCTGGGGCCCCCGCACCCTCGACATCGACATCGTGACTTTCGGGGACATCACGTCCGACGACCCCGATCTGACGCTCCCGCACCCCCGCGCGCACGAGCGCGCGTTCGTCCTCGTCCCGTGGTCCGACATCGAGCCGGACGTCCTGCTGCCCGGGCACGGTCGTGTGGGAGACCTGGCCGAGGCAAGACAGGCGGAGGGCGGCGCGTCGGCCTGCCGCCGGCGTAACGACCTGGCTCTGCAGCAGCCTGCATGA
- a CDS encoding DUF3180 domain-containing protein: MKPSRPLFLVALVVVIGVITWAVLRSAYLSLPPLPWTAVPTLLLLALGEAFTGLNVLRRIRRKPSKGRAPDASRKPGQKPLDPLAVARLAALGKASAHSAAVIAGVFGGFAVSLAPSLEKSTPRHDFFVSGGTFLAAVVLVAAAFFLEYACRVPKGPDDEHRDHPGASRA; the protein is encoded by the coding sequence ATGAAGCCGTCCCGCCCCCTGTTCCTCGTCGCCCTCGTGGTCGTCATAGGGGTGATCACCTGGGCGGTGCTGCGTTCTGCCTACCTGTCGCTGCCGCCGCTGCCGTGGACGGCGGTGCCGACGCTGCTGCTGCTCGCCCTCGGTGAGGCGTTCACCGGGCTGAACGTGCTGCGCCGCATCCGCCGCAAGCCCTCCAAGGGACGCGCGCCGGACGCCTCCCGCAAGCCGGGGCAGAAACCGCTGGATCCCTTGGCGGTGGCGCGCCTGGCGGCTCTGGGGAAGGCCAGCGCGCATTCCGCGGCGGTCATCGCGGGCGTCTTCGGCGGGTTCGCCGTCAGCCTCGCCCCCTCGCTCGAGAAGTCGACCCCCCGGCACGACTTCTTCGTGAGCGGCGGCACGTTCCTCGCTGCCGTCGTGCTGGTGGCGGCGGCGTTCTTCCTGGAGTACGCGTGCCGGGTGCCCAAGGGACCGGACGACGAGCACCGCGACCACCCTGGCGCGTCCAGAGCCTGA
- a CDS encoding NADH-quinone oxidoreductase subunit D translates to MTTERIVGIGAGAKELATEDMTLNIGPQHPSTHGVLRLKLTLDGERISAAEPIVGYMHRGAEKLFEVRDFRQIIVLANRHDWLSAFSSELGVVLAVERMLGMEVPVRAVWARTLLAELNRVLNHLMFLGSYPLEVGAITPIFYAFREREVLQRVMEEISGGRMHYMFNRVGGLKEELPAGWTARARAAVSEVRARMSDIDDLIMGNEIFRARTRGVGVLTQEQIQQYGVSGPIARASGLDFDLRRDEPYLAYGELDVRVVTRSEGDCLARFECLLDQVHASLDLADACLDHLADLPPGPINQRLPKVLKVPEGHTYAWTENPLGLNGYYLVSRGEKTPWRMKLRSASYNNVQVLAELLPGNLVADMIAILGSMFFVVGDIDK, encoded by the coding sequence ATGACCACCGAACGGATCGTCGGGATCGGTGCGGGCGCCAAGGAGCTCGCCACCGAGGACATGACCCTGAACATCGGCCCCCAGCACCCCTCCACGCACGGTGTGCTCCGGCTGAAGCTCACCTTGGACGGCGAACGCATCTCGGCGGCCGAGCCCATCGTCGGCTACATGCACCGGGGAGCGGAGAAGCTGTTCGAGGTCCGCGACTTCCGGCAGATCATCGTCCTGGCGAACCGGCACGACTGGCTGTCGGCGTTCTCCAGCGAACTCGGCGTCGTCCTCGCTGTCGAACGCATGCTCGGCATGGAGGTCCCCGTCCGCGCTGTGTGGGCGAGGACGCTTCTGGCAGAGCTGAACCGAGTTCTCAACCACCTGATGTTCCTTGGCTCCTACCCGCTGGAAGTGGGTGCCATCACCCCCATCTTCTACGCGTTCCGAGAGCGCGAGGTCCTGCAGCGGGTCATGGAGGAGATCTCCGGTGGACGCATGCACTACATGTTCAACCGTGTCGGCGGGCTGAAAGAGGAGCTCCCCGCCGGTTGGACGGCGCGCGCGCGGGCGGCGGTCTCCGAGGTCCGTGCCCGCATGAGCGACATCGACGACCTCATCATGGGCAACGAAATCTTCCGCGCCCGTACCAGGGGGGTCGGTGTCCTCACGCAGGAGCAGATCCAGCAGTACGGGGTGTCCGGTCCCATCGCGCGCGCATCGGGTTTGGATTTCGACCTGCGCAGGGACGAGCCCTACCTGGCCTACGGCGAGCTGGACGTGCGCGTCGTCACTCGTTCTGAGGGCGACTGCCTGGCCCGGTTCGAGTGCCTGCTCGACCAGGTGCACGCGTCCCTCGACCTGGCGGACGCCTGCCTCGACCACCTTGCCGACCTTCCGCCAGGCCCCATCAACCAGCGGCTGCCGAAGGTCCTGAAGGTCCCCGAGGGGCACACCTACGCCTGGACGGAGAACCCGCTGGGCCTCAACGGCTACTACCTGGTGTCGCGCGGCGAGAAGACCCCATGGCGGATGAAGCTGCGGTCCGCGTCGTACAACAACGTCCAGGTGCTCGCGGAGCTGCTGCCCGGCAACCTGGTCGCCGACATGATCGCCATTCTCGGCTCGATGTTCTTCGTCGTCGGCGACATCGACAAGTAG
- a CDS encoding PH domain-containing protein, whose product MGAFIVWRNGTVVAASMWVAAVVLGVILTWVVAELDRRAYGYVERGDDLIVTHGVLVRRLIVVPYGRMQFVDVTAGLLERWMGVATVRMHTAAAATDATIPGLPTAEAALLRDRLAQKGEERSMGL is encoded by the coding sequence GTGGGCGCTTTCATCGTCTGGAGGAACGGCACCGTGGTCGCGGCCTCCATGTGGGTCGCCGCTGTTGTGCTCGGGGTCATCCTCACCTGGGTGGTCGCGGAACTGGACCGCAGAGCCTACGGCTATGTCGAGCGTGGCGACGACCTCATCGTGACCCATGGCGTCCTCGTCCGGCGGCTCATCGTGGTTCCGTACGGGCGGATGCAGTTCGTGGACGTCACTGCGGGGCTCCTTGAGCGATGGATGGGTGTCGCCACCGTCCGGATGCACACCGCCGCGGCGGCGACGGACGCGACGATTCCGGGACTGCCCACTGCGGAGGCCGCGCTCCTGCGTGACCGTCTCGCGCAGAAGGGCGAGGAACGGAGCATGGGCCTATGA
- a CDS encoding PH domain-containing protein has protein sequence MALTPEVILRFILVTIPMGLVAVGTGLWTWLAVRFRVDNDDLVVETGILRKNARRIPLSRIQAIDVVRPLVTRVFALSEVRVELAGGEQSEISLRYLGRQSAQQLRAELLARAAGLPGQTPEAPERHLWRVPFGSLLGSLVVRLPVLGTALLFLASLIFLVMYAEGGILAVTIPVLLGLIRAVIAPLVMYANFTVAMSPDGIRLRYGLLETRMQTLPPGRVQAVSIVEPVIWRSLGWARVDVTVAGYAGERQALSSTLLPVAPRHVAMHLVSQVFPGTQVDAVTLVPASSKTVSIEHAEGAGTDDVVFVTRHGWPCRRTDVIAHARAQSVRLTANPFQRLLGLATVHVDAPPGPVQVAAADRELGEARAIVESTARRALAARRAGGGDPTHWAR, from the coding sequence TTGGCGCTCACGCCGGAGGTGATCCTGCGGTTCATCCTCGTGACCATCCCCATGGGGCTGGTCGCGGTAGGAACGGGCCTGTGGACTTGGCTCGCAGTGCGTTTCCGAGTCGACAACGACGATCTCGTCGTCGAAACCGGCATCCTGCGTAAGAACGCGCGCCGCATCCCGCTCTCGCGAATCCAGGCGATCGACGTCGTGCGTCCGCTGGTGACGCGGGTGTTCGCGCTTTCCGAAGTTCGCGTGGAACTGGCGGGGGGCGAGCAGAGCGAGATCTCCCTCCGTTACCTGGGACGGCAGTCGGCGCAACAGTTGCGCGCTGAACTCCTCGCCCGCGCTGCCGGGCTCCCGGGCCAGACCCCGGAAGCTCCCGAACGGCACCTGTGGCGCGTCCCGTTCGGCTCTCTGCTCGGGTCGCTCGTCGTGCGGCTCCCCGTCCTGGGGACAGCGCTGCTCTTCCTCGCGTCCCTCATCTTCCTCGTGATGTACGCGGAAGGCGGCATCCTGGCCGTCACCATCCCGGTCCTTCTGGGCCTCATCCGGGCCGTGATCGCGCCGCTGGTCATGTACGCCAACTTCACGGTCGCGATGTCACCGGACGGGATCCGCCTGCGCTACGGCCTCCTGGAGACCCGGATGCAGACGCTGCCGCCGGGCCGCGTCCAGGCCGTCAGCATCGTCGAACCGGTGATCTGGCGCAGCCTGGGCTGGGCCCGCGTCGACGTCACCGTCGCCGGATACGCGGGCGAGCGCCAGGCGCTCTCGTCGACCCTGCTCCCCGTCGCGCCCCGCCACGTCGCCATGCACCTCGTCTCGCAGGTCTTCCCGGGGACGCAGGTGGACGCCGTCACTCTCGTCCCGGCGTCCTCCAAGACCGTGTCGATCGAGCACGCGGAGGGCGCCGGCACCGACGACGTGGTCTTCGTGACCCGGCACGGATGGCCCTGCCGCCGCACGGATGTCATCGCCCACGCGCGCGCGCAGAGCGTCAGGCTGACCGCGAACCCCTTCCAGCGGTTGCTGGGCCTGGCCACCGTCCACGTGGACGCGCCTCCGGGGCCGGTGCAGGTGGCCGCGGCGGATCGCGAACTGGGGGAGGCCCGCGCGATCGTCGAGTCCACCGCCCGCCGAGCCCTCGCCGCCCGCCGCGCGGGCGGCGGCGACCCCACCCACTGGGCCCGCTGA
- a CDS encoding cytochrome P450, whose protein sequence is MSDLAYDPWSTAFVADPYPVFERLRAERPVFFHEPTGQWVISRYEDVDALLRDRRLGRSYLHLASHEEFGQEPEPDFLRPFWDLIRAGMLDVEPPTHTRLRRLVSKAFTARMVEGLRPTIRRLAEELASGLADRGGGDLLAEIAEPLPVNVIAEMLGVPVEDRHLLRPWSADICGMYELNPPEEIQRAAVRAAVEFSDYLRDLARARRAEPGDDLITALAHVVDEGDRLTEDELIGTCVLLLNAGHEATVNATGNGWWTLFRHPGQLERLRSDPSLVPTAVEELLRYDTPAPMFERWVLEDIRVAGVDIPRGAEVALQFASANRDPEVFADPNRLDLSRDPNPHITFGLGIHYCLGAPLARIELTESFGALLRAAPALRLTTEPEWKPGYVLRGLTALQVER, encoded by the coding sequence ATGAGCGACCTGGCCTACGACCCCTGGTCCACCGCGTTCGTGGCGGACCCGTATCCCGTGTTCGAGCGGCTCCGCGCCGAGCGTCCGGTGTTCTTCCACGAGCCCACCGGCCAGTGGGTGATCAGCCGCTACGAGGACGTCGACGCGCTGCTGCGCGACCGGCGCCTCGGGCGGTCCTACCTCCACCTCGCGAGCCACGAGGAATTCGGGCAGGAACCGGAGCCCGACTTCCTCAGACCGTTCTGGGACCTGATCCGTGCCGGGATGCTCGACGTGGAACCGCCCACCCACACGCGGCTGCGACGTCTGGTGTCCAAGGCGTTCACGGCGCGCATGGTGGAGGGCCTGCGCCCGACGATCCGGCGCCTCGCCGAGGAGCTCGCGTCGGGGCTCGCCGACAGGGGCGGCGGCGACCTGCTCGCCGAGATCGCCGAGCCGCTTCCGGTGAACGTGATCGCCGAGATGCTGGGCGTCCCCGTCGAGGACCGGCACCTGCTGCGCCCCTGGTCGGCCGATATCTGCGGCATGTACGAGCTGAACCCGCCCGAGGAGATCCAGCGGGCCGCCGTCCGGGCGGCCGTGGAGTTCTCCGACTACCTGCGGGATCTGGCCCGCGCCCGGCGAGCCGAGCCGGGTGACGACCTCATCACCGCCCTGGCCCATGTCGTGGACGAGGGCGACCGGCTCACCGAGGACGAGCTGATCGGCACCTGCGTCCTGCTCCTCAACGCGGGCCACGAGGCCACGGTGAACGCGACGGGCAACGGCTGGTGGACGCTGTTCCGCCACCCCGGCCAGCTGGAGCGGCTCCGCTCCGACCCGTCGCTCGTCCCCACCGCCGTCGAGGAACTGCTGCGCTACGACACTCCGGCGCCCATGTTCGAACGCTGGGTGCTGGAGGACATCAGGGTCGCCGGCGTCGACATCCCCCGCGGCGCCGAGGTGGCGCTCCAGTTCGCGTCCGCCAACCGCGACCCGGAGGTGTTCGCCGACCCGAACCGGCTCGACCTGTCCCGCGACCCGAACCCCCACATCACCTTCGGTCTCGGCATCCACTACTGCCTGGGCGCGCCCCTGGCCCGCATCGAACTCACCGAGTCGTTCGGCGCACTCCTGCGCGCGGCCCCCGCCCTGCGCCTCACCACCGAACCAGAATGGAAGCCCGGCTACGTCCTACGCGGCCTAACCGCCCTCCAAGTAGAACGCTGA
- a CDS encoding SAM-dependent methyltransferase, translating into MESLVSGWLTWRTAMERALYGEDGFYRRERPAEHFRTSVHASPRFAAAIARLLVEVDALLGHPDRLDVVDIGAGSGRLLANILARVPPDLDARLVPTAVELAPRPADVPSRITWRPDLPATITGLAVANEWLDNVPLDVVERTPEGIRTVLVDPVSGTERPGPPPSDEDHGWLEQWWPLSEPGDRAEIGHPRCAAWAAVIGRLSAGLALAVDYSHSRESRPVYGTLTGYRDGATVPAVPDGSCDVTAHVALDACLVAGRRAGATSSLLTTQRDALRALGLSGTRPPLDLAHQDPRAYVAALCHAGEDAELTDPTGLGGFGWLTQTVALPLPTCLTQTN; encoded by the coding sequence GTGGAGTCGCTGGTTTCCGGATGGCTGACGTGGCGCACCGCGATGGAGCGGGCCCTCTACGGGGAGGACGGTTTCTACCGGCGTGAGCGCCCCGCCGAGCACTTCCGCACCTCGGTGCACGCCTCCCCGCGGTTCGCCGCCGCCATCGCCCGCCTGCTGGTCGAGGTCGACGCCCTGCTCGGCCACCCCGACCGGCTGGACGTGGTCGACATCGGCGCCGGGTCCGGCCGCCTGCTGGCCAACATCCTGGCCCGCGTGCCGCCCGACCTGGACGCCCGGCTCGTCCCGACGGCGGTCGAGCTCGCGCCGCGCCCCGCCGACGTCCCGTCCCGGATCACCTGGCGCCCCGACCTGCCCGCCACCATCACCGGCCTCGCCGTCGCGAACGAGTGGCTCGACAACGTGCCGCTGGACGTGGTGGAACGCACTCCCGAGGGCATCCGGACCGTGCTGGTCGACCCGGTCAGCGGCACCGAGCGGCCGGGGCCGCCGCCGTCCGACGAGGACCACGGCTGGCTGGAGCAGTGGTGGCCGCTGTCCGAACCGGGCGACCGCGCCGAGATCGGGCATCCACGCTGCGCCGCCTGGGCCGCCGTGATCGGCCGCCTGTCCGCCGGCCTCGCGCTCGCCGTCGACTACTCGCACTCCCGCGAGTCCCGCCCCGTGTACGGGACGCTGACCGGCTACCGCGACGGCGCGACCGTCCCCGCCGTCCCGGACGGGTCGTGCGACGTCACCGCCCACGTAGCGCTCGACGCCTGCCTCGTCGCCGGGCGCCGCGCCGGTGCGACGTCCAGCCTCCTGACGACCCAGCGCGACGCCCTGCGCGCCCTGGGCCTCTCGGGCACCCGCCCGCCCCTCGACCTGGCCCACCAAGACCCCCGCGCCTACGTTGCCGCCCTGTGCCACGCGGGCGAGGACGCCGAACTGACCGACCCCACAGGCCTGGGCGGCTTCGGCTGGCTGACCCAAACCGTCGCCCTCCCCCTCCCCACCTGCCTAACCCAAACGAACTAA
- a CDS encoding sensor histidine kinase: MVASAWEWLRGKKPLVDAFFALPVLFFSVPSLLAGPSGIGPGPYVLLTVALTGPLVLRRTFPRTVFAFVALVSCVQCVLGEIPVPANVAVLMGLYTVAAGCTFRWGLAAVLVGEVGSVMVTYRYPSGANDRKFTFVMMTVLVAGVYVLGLHMRTRRAYLRSVEERAERLERERDNEVKVAMAAERARIARELHDVVAHNVSVIVVQADGASYAIDTDVGRARQALDTIASTGRLALAEMRRLLGVLRESDDAGVYAPQPGVAQLDELVEQVRAAGLAVEFEVDGTAAAMSEGRQLTVYRIVQEALTNTLKHGGPRVSVSVRLCYSGDALEIRVVDDGRGAAAPDDGRGHGLAGMRERVAVYGGTVVSGPRPGGGFEVAASLPVREEVAA; encoded by the coding sequence ATGGTGGCGAGCGCTTGGGAGTGGCTGCGGGGCAAGAAGCCCCTCGTCGACGCCTTCTTCGCGCTGCCGGTCCTGTTCTTCTCGGTGCCGTCGCTGCTGGCGGGGCCGAGCGGGATCGGTCCGGGGCCCTACGTGCTGCTGACCGTCGCGCTGACCGGGCCGCTGGTGCTGCGCCGGACGTTCCCCCGGACGGTCTTCGCCTTCGTCGCGCTGGTCTCCTGCGTCCAGTGCGTGCTGGGGGAGATCCCGGTCCCGGCGAACGTGGCGGTCCTGATGGGGCTCTACACGGTCGCGGCCGGGTGCACGTTCCGCTGGGGGCTCGCGGCGGTGCTGGTCGGCGAGGTGGGCTCGGTCATGGTGACCTACCGCTACCCGTCCGGGGCCAACGACCGGAAGTTCACGTTCGTCATGATGACGGTGCTGGTGGCGGGTGTGTACGTGCTCGGCCTGCACATGCGCACGCGCCGGGCGTACCTGCGTTCGGTGGAGGAGCGGGCCGAGCGGCTGGAGCGCGAGCGCGACAACGAGGTGAAGGTGGCGATGGCGGCCGAGCGGGCCCGCATCGCCCGCGAGCTGCACGACGTGGTGGCCCACAACGTCAGCGTGATCGTGGTGCAGGCGGACGGCGCGTCCTACGCCATCGACACCGACGTGGGGCGGGCCCGGCAGGCGCTCGACACGATCGCTTCGACGGGGAGGCTGGCGCTGGCGGAGATGCGGCGTCTCCTCGGCGTGCTGCGCGAGAGCGACGACGCCGGGGTGTACGCGCCGCAGCCGGGGGTGGCGCAGCTGGACGAGCTGGTCGAACAGGTCCGCGCGGCCGGGTTGGCGGTGGAGTTCGAGGTGGACGGGACCGCCGCGGCCATGTCGGAGGGACGCCAGCTCACGGTTTACCGGATCGTCCAGGAGGCGCTGACCAACACGCTCAAGCATGGTGGCCCGCGGGTGAGCGTGTCGGTGCGGCTGTGCTATTCGGGCGACGCGCTGGAGATCCGGGTGGTCGACGATGGTCGAGGTGCGGCGGCCCCCGACGACGGCCGCGGCCACGGGCTGGCGGGGATGCGCGAACGCGTCGCCGTCTACGGCGGGACGGTCGTCTCCGGCCCGCGTCCCGGCGGCGGGTTCGAAGTGGCCGCGAGCCTGCCGGTTCGCGAGGAGGTCGCGGCGTGA
- a CDS encoding response regulator: protein MTDVEAPIRVVLVDDQELVRAGFRMVLDAQPDIEVAGEAGDGIQALELLRGTRADVVLMDVRMPRMDGIEATRQVVARSGPKVVILTTFDLDEYAFAAIKAGAGGFLLKDAGPAQLIEAIKAVHSGDAVVAPSTTKRLLDRFAVHLPDAEQKAVGALESLTDRENEVLRLVARGMSNAEIAGRLYVSEATVKTHMGRILMKLGLRDRVQAVVFAYETGLVKSGQTGSSA from the coding sequence ATGACGGACGTGGAGGCGCCCATCCGGGTGGTGCTCGTGGACGATCAGGAGCTGGTGCGGGCCGGGTTCAGGATGGTGCTGGACGCGCAGCCCGACATCGAGGTCGCCGGAGAGGCCGGGGACGGGATCCAGGCGCTGGAGCTCCTGCGGGGCACGCGGGCGGACGTGGTGCTGATGGACGTCCGGATGCCGCGGATGGACGGGATCGAGGCGACGCGGCAGGTGGTGGCGAGGTCCGGGCCGAAGGTCGTCATCCTGACCACGTTCGACCTGGACGAGTACGCGTTCGCCGCGATCAAGGCGGGCGCGGGCGGGTTCCTGCTGAAGGACGCGGGCCCGGCGCAGCTCATCGAGGCGATCAAGGCGGTGCACTCGGGGGACGCGGTGGTGGCGCCGAGCACGACCAAGCGGCTGCTGGACCGGTTCGCGGTGCACCTGCCGGACGCCGAGCAGAAGGCGGTCGGGGCGCTGGAGAGCCTGACCGACCGGGAGAACGAGGTGCTGCGGCTCGTCGCGCGCGGGATGTCGAACGCGGAGATCGCCGGGCGGCTCTACGTCTCGGAGGCCACGGTGAAGACCCATATGGGGCGGATCCTGATGAAGCTCGGGCTGCGCGACCGGGTGCAGGCGGTCGTGTTCGCTTACGAGACGGGTCTGGTGAAAAGCGGTCAAACCGGCTCATCCGCGTAA